A region of Actinomycetota bacterium DNA encodes the following proteins:
- a CDS encoding acyl-CoA dehydrogenase, giving the protein MDFELPGDDDPRRATVRAWLADHPTPTGRQLADAGYVAPHWPRPWGLDADPIHQLMIDEELRRAGVRRPVNPIGIGWAGPTLIHAGTQAQKDRYLGPLLSGEDFWCQLFSEPGAGSDLANLGTRAVRDGDVYVVNGQKIWTTFAHIARFGILIARTDAEAPKHQGISYFVCPMNLPGIEIRPIVEMTGAHQFNEVFFDDVRIPAEQLVGDENRGWALAKVTLGNERVSLSEGGALWGLGPAAGDLIELVRKEGGVDDASLRQRLAALFIESEILRLIRLRTVTAAVHGRPPGPEASIRKALADEHGQTIMRLAKDLAGAAGMLTTAGPLGVEDGSWNYGFLFSAALTVGGGTSEVQRNIIAERVLGLPHDLDVETGKTWAEARRI; this is encoded by the coding sequence ATGGACTTCGAGCTCCCGGGTGACGACGACCCGCGGCGGGCGACCGTGCGGGCGTGGCTGGCCGATCACCCCACGCCGACCGGACGCCAGCTGGCCGACGCGGGCTACGTGGCCCCACACTGGCCCAGGCCGTGGGGGCTCGACGCCGACCCCATCCACCAGCTCATGATCGACGAGGAGCTGCGGCGGGCGGGTGTGCGACGGCCCGTCAACCCCATCGGCATCGGGTGGGCCGGGCCGACGCTCATCCACGCGGGAACCCAGGCGCAGAAGGACCGCTACCTCGGCCCGCTGTTGAGCGGCGAGGACTTCTGGTGCCAGCTGTTCAGCGAGCCCGGCGCCGGCAGCGACCTGGCCAACCTCGGCACCCGCGCCGTGCGCGACGGCGACGTGTACGTCGTGAACGGGCAGAAGATCTGGACGACGTTCGCCCACATCGCCCGCTTCGGCATCCTCATCGCGCGGACCGACGCGGAGGCACCGAAGCATCAGGGCATCTCCTACTTCGTGTGCCCCATGAACCTGCCGGGCATCGAGATCCGGCCCATCGTCGAGATGACCGGCGCGCACCAGTTCAACGAGGTCTTCTTCGACGACGTGCGCATCCCGGCCGAACAGCTGGTGGGTGACGAGAACCGGGGGTGGGCGCTCGCCAAGGTCACCCTCGGCAACGAGCGCGTGTCGCTGTCGGAAGGCGGTGCCCTGTGGGGCCTCGGTCCCGCCGCCGGCGACCTGATCGAGCTGGTGCGTAAGGAGGGCGGTGTCGACGACGCGTCACTCCGGCAGCGGCTGGCCGCGCTCTTCATCGAGTCCGAGATCCTCCGCCTGATCCGACTGCGCACGGTGACCGCGGCGGTGCACGGCCGCCCTCCCGGCCCCGAGGCGTCGATCCGCAAGGCGCTGGCCGACGAGCACGGCCAGACGATCATGCGGTTGGCCAAGGACCTGGCCGGCGCGGCCGGGATGCTGACGACCGCGGGCCCGCTCGGGGTGGAGGACGGCTCGTGGAACTACGGGTTCCTCTTCTCCGCCGCGCTCACGGTCGGCGGAGGGACCTCCGAGGTGCAGCGCAACATCATCGCCGAGCGCGTGCTCGGCCTCCCTCACGACCTCGACGTCGAGACGGGCAAGACGTGGGCGGAGGCGCGACGCATCTGA
- a CDS encoding methyltransferase domain-containing protein, translating to MSWTYGDVDLSADPLAAVRWMDTMASWPFVQAYKQRTRELLAAPGATSGARLLDVGCGTGEDTRALSGSSVGLDASAAMIGEAARRGGDFVRGDAHTLPFRDGAFDGCRADRTFQHLVDPERALAELVRVTRPRGRVVVVDPDQETIVVDGPDPAATLRVKQFRRDAGLRHGDLAHRLPRLFRAAGLVDVAIEGTTLVLTDPDDAFGFPTWARAMHDRGLLDVHDVERFEADVRASAVAGDFLYAVTFFITSGRTP from the coding sequence GTGAGCTGGACATACGGCGACGTCGACCTCTCCGCCGACCCGCTCGCCGCGGTGCGGTGGATGGACACGATGGCCTCGTGGCCGTTCGTTCAGGCGTACAAGCAGCGCACGCGGGAGCTGCTCGCGGCGCCGGGGGCCACCAGCGGGGCGCGGTTGCTCGACGTGGGATGTGGCACCGGCGAGGACACCCGGGCGCTGTCCGGTTCGAGCGTGGGGCTCGATGCGTCGGCTGCGATGATCGGTGAGGCCGCCCGCCGCGGAGGCGACTTCGTTCGGGGCGACGCGCACACGCTGCCGTTCCGGGACGGCGCGTTCGACGGTTGCCGCGCCGATCGCACGTTCCAACACCTGGTCGATCCCGAACGTGCGTTGGCCGAGCTCGTGCGGGTGACCCGACCGCGGGGACGCGTGGTCGTGGTCGACCCCGACCAGGAGACGATCGTGGTCGACGGCCCCGACCCCGCCGCCACCCTGCGGGTCAAGCAGTTCCGGCGCGACGCCGGGCTGCGCCACGGCGACCTGGCTCACCGCCTGCCTCGCCTGTTCCGCGCCGCGGGCCTCGTCGACGTCGCGATCGAGGGCACCACGCTCGTGCTCACCGATCCCGACGATGCGTTCGGCTTCCCCACGTGGGCCCGCGCCATGCACGATCGGGGCCTGCTCGACGTCCACGACGTGGAGCGCTTCGAGGCCGACGTGCGGGCATCCGCCGTTGCGGGCGACTTCCTCTACGCCGTCACCTTCTTCATCACGAGCGGCCGGACGCCGTAG
- a CDS encoding acyl-CoA synthetase → MSGWNFADVWETIADTLPDAPALVHGDCRLSWSELDHRADGVARALIAAGTAHQDKVAQYLYNANEYVESVFACFKAGLVPVNTNYRYTEDELAYLWDNSDTVAVMFHGAFADRVASVRDRVPNVRLWLWVDDGSGPCPAWATPYEAAAVERTAAANGAHAVAPWGRSGDDIYMLYTGGTTGMPKGVMWRQHDLYRLLSDSTMHDPDEPDLDAVRNRLTRPGPITLPACPLMHGTGAFSSFGILSLGGSVVTLTNRRFDITELLDTIEREGVNSIAIVGDAFAKPMLDALDANPDRWDLSSLYIVLSSGVMWSEATKQGLLRHRPSMMLVDVFSSSEALGMGQSISGGTSATATARFVLGTRSRVLTDDGRDVQPGSGETGMVALRGLGPVGYYKDAEKTARTFRVIDGERYSIPGDYATVEADGTLRVLGRGSVCINTGGEKVYPEEVEEVLKEHPTVRDAVVVGIPDDRFGEVVCAWVEPVGDALDRGGVDEDSLIVHAKSRLAGYKAPRHVLLTTSIGRSPAGKVDYARLKREAAAAVTAS, encoded by the coding sequence ATGAGCGGCTGGAACTTCGCGGACGTGTGGGAGACGATCGCCGACACGTTGCCCGACGCGCCGGCGCTCGTGCACGGCGACTGCCGGCTCTCGTGGTCGGAGCTCGACCACCGGGCCGACGGTGTGGCCCGCGCGCTGATCGCGGCGGGCACCGCCCACCAGGACAAGGTCGCGCAGTACCTCTACAACGCCAACGAGTACGTCGAGTCGGTGTTCGCCTGCTTCAAGGCCGGCCTCGTACCGGTGAATACGAACTACCGCTACACCGAGGACGAGCTCGCCTACCTCTGGGACAACTCCGACACCGTCGCGGTGATGTTCCACGGCGCGTTCGCCGATCGCGTGGCGTCGGTTCGCGATCGCGTGCCGAACGTGCGGCTCTGGCTGTGGGTCGACGACGGCTCCGGGCCCTGCCCCGCGTGGGCCACGCCCTATGAGGCCGCCGCAGTCGAACGTACAGCCGCCGCGAATGGCGCGCATGCGGTCGCGCCGTGGGGGCGCTCCGGCGACGACATCTACATGCTGTACACGGGCGGGACGACGGGAATGCCCAAGGGCGTCATGTGGCGCCAGCACGACCTGTACCGGCTGCTGAGCGATTCGACCATGCACGACCCCGACGAGCCCGACCTCGACGCGGTGCGCAACCGGCTCACCCGGCCCGGCCCGATCACGCTCCCCGCATGCCCGCTGATGCACGGCACGGGCGCCTTCTCGTCGTTCGGCATCCTCAGCCTGGGTGGCTCGGTGGTCACGCTCACCAACCGTCGCTTCGACATCACGGAACTGCTCGACACCATCGAGCGCGAGGGTGTGAACAGCATCGCCATCGTGGGCGACGCGTTCGCCAAGCCGATGCTCGACGCGCTCGACGCCAACCCGGATCGGTGGGACCTCTCCAGCCTCTACATCGTGCTCTCGTCGGGCGTGATGTGGAGCGAGGCGACGAAGCAGGGACTGCTCCGGCATCGCCCCTCGATGATGCTCGTCGACGTGTTCTCGTCCTCCGAGGCCCTCGGCATGGGGCAGTCGATCTCCGGAGGGACGAGCGCCACCGCCACGGCCAGGTTCGTGCTCGGCACGCGCTCCCGCGTGCTCACCGACGACGGCCGCGACGTGCAGCCCGGCTCCGGTGAGACCGGCATGGTCGCCCTGCGGGGCCTCGGGCCGGTCGGCTACTACAAGGACGCGGAGAAGACAGCGCGCACGTTCCGCGTCATCGACGGCGAGCGCTACTCGATCCCGGGCGACTACGCGACCGTTGAGGCCGACGGCACGCTCCGCGTGCTCGGCCGCGGCTCCGTGTGCATCAACACGGGTGGGGAGAAGGTCTATCCGGAGGAGGTCGAGGAGGTCCTCAAGGAGCACCCGACCGTGCGCGACGCGGTCGTCGTCGGCATTCCCGACGATCGCTTCGGCGAGGTGGTGTGCGCGTGGGTCGAGCCCGTGGGCGACGCCCTCGACCGCGGCGGCGTCGACGAGGACTCGCTGATCGTCCACGCCAAGAGCCGTCTCGCGGGCTACAAGGCGCCGCGTCACGTGCTCCTGACCACGTCCATCGGCCGCAGCCCCGCGGGCAAGGTCGACTACGCGCGGCTCAAGCGTGAGGCGGCTGCGGCGGTCACCGCGTCGTGA
- a CDS encoding DUF72 domain-containing protein yields the protein MGPVLDVAGARVLVGTCSWADATLVKETTWYPRKSMKAAERLAYYAARYPIVEVDSTYYFPPTPELAGGWVERTPADFTMNVKAWSLLTGHPTFPQSLWPDLQSEVRPELRDRRTLYANHLSVDAVDEAWDRFRHALMPLHSAGKLGAVLLQWPRWFGPKETHRAEILDAQRKLPDYRLCIEFRRGAWLAPDECESTLEFLEEHDLSFVCVDEPQGFDSSVPPVVAATSDLAVVRFHGRNTETWEARVASAAERFRYRYQERELLEWVPKLRALAGSAREVHVLMNNCWRDDAVVNAAELLGLLGDDD from the coding sequence ATGGGACCGGTCCTCGATGTCGCCGGTGCCCGCGTCCTCGTCGGCACGTGCTCGTGGGCCGACGCGACCCTCGTCAAGGAGACGACCTGGTACCCGCGCAAGTCGATGAAGGCGGCCGAGCGTCTCGCCTACTACGCGGCGCGCTACCCCATCGTCGAGGTCGACAGCACCTACTACTTCCCGCCGACCCCCGAGCTGGCGGGCGGCTGGGTCGAGCGCACGCCTGCCGACTTCACGATGAACGTCAAGGCATGGTCCCTGCTCACCGGCCACCCCACGTTCCCCCAGTCGCTCTGGCCCGACCTCCAGAGCGAGGTCCGGCCCGAGCTCCGCGACCGTCGCACGCTGTACGCCAACCACCTTTCGGTCGACGCGGTCGACGAGGCGTGGGACCGCTTCCGCCACGCGCTGATGCCCTTGCACTCCGCCGGCAAGCTCGGCGCGGTGCTCCTTCAGTGGCCGCGCTGGTTCGGGCCCAAGGAGACGCACCGGGCGGAGATCCTCGACGCCCAGCGGAAGCTGCCCGACTACCGGCTCTGCATCGAGTTCCGCCGCGGCGCCTGGCTCGCGCCCGACGAGTGCGAGTCGACCCTCGAGTTCCTCGAGGAGCACGACCTGTCGTTCGTCTGCGTCGACGAGCCCCAGGGCTTCGACTCGTCGGTGCCTCCCGTCGTGGCGGCGACTTCCGACCTCGCCGTCGTCCGCTTCCACGGCCGCAACACCGAGACGTGGGAGGCCCGGGTCGCGAGTGCCGCCGAGCGCTTCCGCTACCGGTACCAGGAGCGCGAGCTCCTCGAGTGGGTGCCCAAGCTGCGTGCGCTCGCCGGCTCGGCCCGCGAGGTGCACGTCCTCATGAACAACTGTTGGCGCGACGACGCCGTCGTCAACGCGGCCGAGCTGCTCGGCCTCCTGGGCGACGACGACTGA
- a CDS encoding DUF4440 domain-containing protein produces the protein MGDDDEVRAVNRAFYDAFEARDLDAMSQVWEHSDRATCTHPGWAALRGWAQVAASFFALFQNGQELQFILTEERAEVAGEVGWVCVDENILDVQTGTTVAAVNVFVRQPQHGWRMVVHHASVVSSSAGDGPEA, from the coding sequence ATGGGTGACGATGACGAGGTCAGGGCGGTCAACCGGGCGTTCTACGACGCGTTCGAGGCACGCGATCTCGACGCGATGTCACAGGTCTGGGAGCACTCCGACCGGGCCACGTGCACTCACCCCGGTTGGGCCGCGCTGCGGGGATGGGCGCAGGTGGCGGCCTCGTTCTTCGCGTTGTTCCAGAACGGCCAGGAGCTGCAGTTCATCCTCACGGAGGAGCGGGCGGAGGTGGCAGGTGAGGTGGGCTGGGTGTGTGTCGACGAGAACATCCTCGACGTGCAGACCGGCACCACCGTGGCCGCGGTCAACGTCTTCGTCCGCCAACCTCAGCACGGGTGGCGGATGGTCGTGCACCACGCGTCGGTCGTGAGCAGCAGCGCGGGCGACGGCCCGGAAGCGTGA
- a CDS encoding alpha/beta hydrolase, which produces MPRFPSTDGVEVAAYDLGGDGPPLLLAHATGFHAHVFVPLAARLADRFHCFAFDERGHGETSVPEGLDYDWHGFADDALAAARGLELDHPFALGHSAGGAALLMAEAADSGRFRALYCYEAVVMPVDPPIGPRENPLSEGARRRRAVFASRAEAYANYAAKPPFAALAPEALRAYVDFGFADQPDGTVRLRCRPEVEAEIYRMGSAHDAFSRFGDVRCPVVVACGEHTDAFTPPLVARQADALPHGRMEVVPGLGHFGPLEAPDAVAGSVLRAFALA; this is translated from the coding sequence GTGCCCCGCTTCCCCTCGACCGACGGGGTGGAGGTGGCCGCGTACGACCTGGGTGGCGACGGACCACCCCTGCTCCTTGCTCACGCCACCGGGTTCCACGCGCACGTCTTCGTGCCCCTGGCCGCCCGGCTGGCCGACCGATTCCACTGCTTCGCCTTCGACGAGCGCGGCCACGGTGAGACATCGGTGCCCGAGGGCCTGGACTACGACTGGCACGGGTTCGCGGACGACGCGCTCGCGGCGGCGCGCGGCCTCGAGCTCGACCATCCCTTCGCGCTCGGCCACTCCGCGGGTGGCGCCGCCCTGCTGATGGCGGAGGCGGCCGACTCGGGGCGCTTCCGCGCGCTCTACTGCTACGAGGCCGTCGTCATGCCCGTCGACCCGCCCATCGGCCCCCGCGAGAACCCCCTCAGCGAGGGCGCGCGGCGCCGGCGGGCCGTGTTCGCGTCACGCGCCGAGGCCTACGCCAACTACGCAGCCAAGCCGCCGTTCGCCGCGCTCGCGCCCGAGGCACTGCGCGCGTACGTCGACTTCGGGTTCGCCGATCAGCCCGACGGCACGGTGCGGCTCCGCTGCCGGCCCGAGGTCGAGGCCGAGATCTACCGCATGGGCTCGGCCCACGACGCGTTCTCCCGCTTCGGCGACGTGCGCTGCCCCGTCGTGGTGGCGTGCGGCGAACACACCGACGCCTTCACTCCCCCCCTCGTGGCCCGGCAGGCCGACGCCCTCCCCCACGGCCGCATGGAGGTGGTGCCCGGGCTGGGCCACTTCGGTCCGCTCGAGGCCCCGGACGCGGTGGCCGGGTCGGTGCTGCGGGCCTTCGCCCTCGCCTGA
- a CDS encoding PD-(D/E)XK nuclease family protein translates to MALQLPTSLSPSKVASFKDCGLAFKFAAIDRLPEPPSPWSTKGTLVHRALELLFCEPPEQRSLEVAIAGLARAHDELRDHPDLADLALEPDDEVAFFADAEQLVRRYFDLEDPTRVRPIGLELKLEANVGALTLRGIIDRLELDDDGELVVTDYKTGKVPGETFEQSRLGGVHFYAFLCKQVFGKLPARIQLLYLSEPVAIIAQPSEQSVRGLRQRTSAIWSAIERACEHDDFRPRPSRLCDWCSFRDYCPAWGGDPALARELVHSA, encoded by the coding sequence ATGGCCCTCCAGCTCCCCACCTCGCTCTCGCCGTCGAAGGTGGCGTCGTTCAAGGACTGTGGGCTCGCGTTCAAGTTCGCCGCCATCGATCGTCTGCCCGAGCCGCCTTCGCCGTGGTCCACCAAGGGCACACTCGTCCACCGTGCCCTCGAGCTGCTGTTCTGCGAGCCGCCGGAGCAGCGCTCGCTCGAGGTCGCGATCGCCGGGCTCGCCCGGGCCCACGACGAGCTGCGCGACCATCCCGACCTCGCCGACCTCGCGCTCGAGCCCGACGACGAGGTGGCCTTCTTCGCCGATGCCGAGCAGCTCGTGCGGCGCTACTTCGACCTCGAGGACCCCACCCGCGTCCGGCCCATCGGGCTCGAGCTCAAGCTCGAGGCGAACGTCGGCGCGCTCACGCTCCGCGGCATCATCGACCGGCTCGAGCTCGACGACGACGGTGAGCTAGTCGTCACCGACTACAAGACGGGCAAGGTGCCGGGCGAGACCTTCGAGCAGAGCCGGCTCGGCGGCGTCCATTTCTACGCGTTCCTCTGCAAGCAGGTGTTCGGCAAGCTCCCGGCGCGCATCCAGCTCCTCTACCTGAGCGAGCCGGTGGCGATCATCGCCCAGCCGTCCGAGCAGTCCGTCCGGGGGCTGCGTCAACGCACGTCCGCCATCTGGAGCGCGATCGAGCGGGCGTGCGAGCACGACGACTTCCGGCCGCGGCCGTCGCGCCTGTGCGACTGGTGCTCGTTCCGCGACTACTGCCCGGCGTGGGGCGGCGACCCGGCCCTGGCCCGCGAGCTCGTCCACAGCGCCTGA
- a CDS encoding phosphatase PAP2 family protein, which translates to MERDRAGVRARRLPAAAVAPVRLVLVPRLLPGVGRRPGPGPRARPQRLTAEAAVRAISRRALRSVAGFDARVDRAFDRVRGNPTSDRLFYGASELGDFSLVWLIIGATRGLRSERDWHAAVRVGGGLAIESVLVNGLIKSFFRRTRPPWEPERTTRLRRPRTSSFPSGHATSAFSAAGLLAEDDVLWPLYYAIAIIVASSRVYVKVHHASDVLVGAAIGIALGRIGRKLVPLPPAPRIVAEPESHPPGRGWTHQ; encoded by the coding sequence CTGGAGCGCGATCGAGCGGGCGTGCGAGCACGACGACTTCCGGCCGCGGCCGTCGCGCCTGTGCGACTGGTGCTCGTTCCGCGACTACTGCCCGGCGTGGGGCGGCGACCCGGCCCTGGCCCGCGAGCTCGTCCACAGCGCCTGACCGCGGAAGCGGCCGTGCGCGCGATCTCGAGACGGGCCCTGCGGAGCGTCGCCGGCTTCGATGCACGCGTCGACCGCGCGTTCGACCGCGTTCGCGGCAACCCCACGTCCGACCGGCTTTTCTACGGCGCGTCAGAGCTCGGCGACTTCAGCCTCGTGTGGCTCATCATCGGCGCCACCCGCGGTCTGCGCTCCGAGCGCGACTGGCACGCGGCGGTGCGGGTCGGCGGGGGCCTGGCGATCGAGTCGGTGCTCGTCAACGGGCTCATCAAGTCGTTCTTCCGCCGCACGCGACCGCCGTGGGAGCCCGAACGCACGACCCGCCTGCGCCGGCCCCGCACGAGCAGCTTCCCGAGCGGACACGCCACCTCGGCGTTCAGCGCCGCCGGCCTGCTCGCCGAGGACGACGTCCTCTGGCCGCTCTACTACGCCATCGCGATCATCGTGGCGTCGTCCCGCGTCTACGTGAAGGTGCACCACGCGTCCGACGTGCTCGTCGGGGCGGCGATCGGGATCGCCCTCGGGCGCATTGGCCGTAAGCTCGTGCCACTGCCGCCCGCGCCCCGCATCGTGGCCGAGCCGGAATCGCACCCGCCCGGAAGGGGTTGGACCCACCAATGA
- a CDS encoding DsbA family protein, whose protein sequence is MSSGLEFSVNWDYRCPFARNAHEHLIAGLEAGADWHVTYVSFSLNQAHVEEGQPDVWDDPTKAPSLLAMQVGIAVRDSWPHAFHRVHLALFTARHDESRDIREEAVLREILVEQGLDADAVFAELATGTPLETFRKEHERSVADHRVFGVPTFIANDEAVFIRFMHRPQGDAAVATRTIERAVDLVAGWPDLNEFKHTSISR, encoded by the coding sequence ATGAGTAGCGGGCTGGAGTTCTCGGTCAACTGGGACTACCGCTGCCCGTTCGCTCGCAACGCCCACGAGCACCTCATCGCCGGCCTCGAGGCAGGAGCCGACTGGCACGTCACCTATGTGTCGTTCTCGCTGAACCAAGCGCACGTCGAGGAGGGCCAGCCCGACGTCTGGGACGACCCGACGAAGGCGCCGTCGCTGCTGGCCATGCAGGTCGGCATCGCGGTGCGCGACTCGTGGCCCCACGCCTTCCACCGCGTGCACCTCGCGCTCTTCACCGCCCGGCACGACGAGAGTCGCGACATCCGCGAGGAGGCCGTGCTGCGCGAGATCTTGGTGGAGCAGGGGCTCGACGCCGACGCAGTATTCGCCGAGCTCGCCACCGGCACCCCGCTCGAGACCTTCCGCAAGGAGCACGAGCGCAGCGTCGCCGACCATCGCGTCTTCGGCGTGCCCACCTTCATCGCCAACGACGAGGCGGTGTTCATCCGCTTCATGCACCGTCCTCAGGGCGACGCCGCAGTCGCCACCCGCACCATCGAGCGCGCCGTCGACCTGGTCGCGGGTTGGCCCGACCTCAACGAGTTCAAGCACACCTCCATCTCGCGCTGA
- a CDS encoding wax ester/triacylglycerol synthase family O-acyltransferase: protein MAEAPTHPEGRMTDAEALMWTVEKDPSLRASFLNITLFDRPPDFDRLRRRMGRAVQLIPRLRKHVVSPPARVAPPQWVDDPHFDIDYHLRRIAVPSPGDDRQLLDLAATLYEDAFDRARPLWVYHVVEGLSDGRAALLAKMHHTITDGVGGLRLSMQFIDVAADAPDPDELEVAEADGDDGSSDEESLLSSAAQAAGNRVRRNLGIARRTVEGLAGAVGHPSQVPGMATESVEMARSLLRQLAVVERSRSPLWTGKRSLGRHFEAISLDLDGLKATAKALGGTVNDAYVTGIAGAAGAYHRQQGVQVGDLRMSMPVNMRADRSAGGNAFSPARVLVPAGIEDPVERFNEVHARLATTKSERALGVAETLAGVLNGLPTALVVRLARQQVETVDFATSNLRGANFDLYVAGAHILANHPMGPTAGTAFNATVLGYKDSLDLGLNVDTAAVDEPARLGACIEEAFTELVKAGR from the coding sequence ATGGCGGAAGCACCGACACATCCCGAGGGCCGCATGACCGACGCGGAAGCGCTCATGTGGACGGTCGAGAAGGATCCCTCGCTCCGCGCCTCGTTCCTCAACATCACCCTGTTCGACCGGCCGCCCGACTTCGACCGCCTGCGCCGGCGCATGGGTCGCGCCGTCCAGCTGATCCCCCGGCTGCGCAAGCACGTGGTGTCGCCGCCGGCACGGGTGGCGCCGCCTCAGTGGGTCGACGACCCGCATTTCGACATCGACTACCACCTCCGCCGCATCGCGGTGCCGTCACCAGGCGACGACCGCCAGCTGCTCGACCTGGCCGCCACGCTCTACGAGGACGCGTTCGACCGGGCCCGGCCGCTGTGGGTGTACCACGTCGTCGAGGGCCTGTCCGACGGTCGGGCCGCGCTCCTCGCCAAGATGCACCACACGATCACCGACGGTGTCGGCGGCCTGCGGTTGTCGATGCAGTTCATCGACGTGGCCGCCGATGCCCCCGACCCCGACGAGCTCGAGGTCGCGGAGGCGGACGGCGACGACGGGTCGAGCGACGAGGAGAGCCTGCTGAGCTCGGCGGCCCAGGCCGCGGGCAATCGTGTGCGCCGCAACCTGGGAATCGCCCGCCGCACGGTCGAGGGCCTGGCGGGAGCGGTCGGTCATCCCTCGCAGGTGCCCGGCATGGCCACCGAATCGGTCGAGATGGCCCGCTCGCTGCTGCGCCAGCTGGCGGTGGTGGAGCGCTCGCGCTCACCACTGTGGACGGGGAAACGGTCGCTCGGCCGCCACTTCGAGGCGATCAGCCTCGATCTCGACGGCCTGAAGGCCACGGCCAAGGCTCTCGGCGGCACGGTCAACGACGCGTACGTCACCGGCATCGCCGGTGCCGCGGGGGCCTACCACCGGCAACAGGGGGTCCAGGTGGGCGACCTGCGCATGTCGATGCCGGTCAACATGCGTGCCGACCGGTCCGCGGGTGGCAACGCGTTCAGCCCAGCACGCGTGCTCGTGCCCGCGGGCATCGAGGATCCGGTCGAGCGCTTCAACGAGGTGCACGCCCGTCTCGCCACCACCAAGTCGGAGCGAGCGCTGGGCGTCGCCGAGACCCTGGCCGGCGTGCTCAACGGTCTCCCCACCGCGCTCGTCGTTCGTCTGGCGCGCCAGCAGGTCGAGACGGTCGACTTCGCCACGTCGAACCTGCGCGGCGCCAACTTCGACCTCTACGTCGCGGGCGCCCACATCCTCGCCAACCACCCGATGGGCCCGACAGCCGGCACCGCGTTCAACGCGACGGTGCTGGGCTACAAGGACAGCCTCGACCTCGGTCTCAACGTCGACACCGCAGCCGTCGACGAGCCGGCGCGTCTCGGCGCCTGCATCGAGGAGGCGTTCACGGAGCTGGTGAAGGCCGGCCGCTAG
- a CDS encoding LLM class flavin-dependent oxidoreductase, translated as MPTPPLGVTFASVQALGPATALEVARRAEAMGYGSFWTAEVTGPEAFATLGAVSAAAPGLDVGTGVLALQLRTPPLLAMAGATLQALAPDRQVLLGIGISSPVVAARWHSAGYGARPLAQVREFVTVLRACLSGEKVDFTGDFYQVQGFRLGVRLGERRPAVVIGALNEGMLRLAGEIADGVLLNYLPASHVPWSVEQVRKGGDARIYSYVHVGVCERADGVDAARRDLFGYAVVDAYARNFGRAGYGDAVAEVRRRHAAGDRAGALAAVSDEMIDGIDVMGEAGHVHDTVRAYADNGVDVPIVFPLPWGPDRMAVIDATLRAAAGSHDEKSTSTGGGRCE; from the coding sequence ATGCCAACCCCGCCCCTGGGCGTGACGTTCGCCTCCGTGCAGGCACTCGGGCCCGCGACCGCGCTCGAGGTCGCCAGGCGGGCGGAGGCCATGGGCTACGGCTCCTTCTGGACGGCCGAGGTGACCGGGCCTGAGGCCTTTGCGACCCTCGGCGCGGTGTCCGCCGCCGCCCCCGGGCTCGACGTGGGCACGGGGGTGCTCGCCCTCCAGCTCCGCACCCCGCCCCTGCTCGCGATGGCGGGCGCCACCCTCCAGGCGCTGGCGCCCGACCGCCAGGTGCTCCTCGGCATCGGGATCTCGTCACCCGTCGTGGCCGCGCGCTGGCACAGCGCGGGCTACGGGGCGCGGCCGCTGGCCCAGGTGCGCGAGTTCGTCACGGTGCTGCGAGCGTGCCTGTCGGGCGAGAAGGTCGACTTCACCGGCGACTTCTACCAGGTGCAGGGCTTCCGTCTGGGCGTGCGTCTCGGCGAGCGCCGTCCGGCCGTGGTCATCGGCGCGCTCAACGAGGGAATGCTGCGCCTGGCGGGCGAGATCGCCGACGGCGTGCTGCTGAACTACCTGCCGGCATCACACGTGCCCTGGTCGGTGGAGCAGGTGCGAAAGGGCGGCGACGCGCGCATCTACTCCTATGTCCATGTAGGTGTCTGCGAGCGCGCCGATGGCGTCGATGCCGCTCGCCGCGACCTGTTCGGGTATGCGGTGGTCGACGCCTATGCCCGGAACTTCGGGCGGGCCGGCTACGGGGACGCGGTCGCCGAAGTCCGCAGGCGTCACGCCGCAGGCGACCGGGCGGGTGCGCTCGCCGCGGTCTCCGACGAGATGATCGACGGCATCGACGTGATGGGCGAGGCCGGCCACGTCCACGACACGGTGCGCGCCTACGCGGACAACGGGGTCGACGTGCCGATCGTGTTCCCCCTGCCGTGGGGACCCGACCGGATGGCGGTCATCGACGCCACCCTCCGCGCCGCGGCCGGGAGCCACGACGAGAAATCGACGTCCACCGGGGGAGGGCGGTGCGAATGA